The nucleotide window CACCGGCATGACCAGCAGAGCTCCATAGCCAATGACAAAACAGTAACTTCCTCCTTTTTGGAAAAAGGCTCGATCTGTATCAGTTGTCGATTTCAGATAACGGACGGCACAGATCCCCCCCAGGGCAAAACCCGCCCACGTCAGATTGCCAAACCACCGGTGAAGATCTAAATGAATCATGGTGGGATTGAAAATGTTTTCCCATGCTTCATACACCGGATGAGGCGTCAACATATAGGAAGCGGTGATATCGATCAGAATCATGGCACTTAAGGCACAGCCTGCGGCAAGCCATATAAAGGCCAGATGCACCTGTTGTCTCCATCCACGCCGCCCCCAATCCCAAAGATAATACCAGGCATAGGCAAAAATCGCTTCTCCCAAAAACAACGCCGCCTCTCCCAAAAACGGCCAAAACATGACGTGGAATAGACGATGCCAGAATTGAGGCCAATAGATGTTCAAAGCAAACACCAGCACGACGCCCAAAAATGAAATGGTCGCGGTAGATAGGACTAGTGCAAACGCAATCAACTTGGCCAGCCGACGGAACCATTCTTTTCCCGTCAGATAACTACAGGTCGCTGTCACCGCACCGATCAAGGATGATCCCACAATGAACGTGGCAAATAAGCTATGAGTCAGGGCCGAGGCGGCAATTGCCACACGTCCGACGGTCATGGAAGTTTCAAGCGGCTCAAGCGTCATGGGAGCGTCTCTCCTCTAAACGTGGCTTCCGTCTGACTGGTGATAATTCCATGAATGGTATCGGGCCCTCTCGCCACTTCCCGGATGGTTCCCATTGTCAAATAGAGGACCAGCGCGGCCAGACCAAGGACCATGGCGATAAGATGAATGAACGGCTTGTTGAGTGAGGGCGTTGAGCCTCGCATCCAAACAGGGAATACATACAAAAGGTACCAACCCGTTTGAAGAAGCACGATAAGGTTCACGATACGCCGATAGAAAGGATACGGCGCCAACGCGACCATTAACACCACCGTCAGCACATAAAATATCTCGGCCCGGTAGGAATGTCCGCGCTCCAGATGAACCGAGCGAAAAATGAGATGGCTGCCTAACAGGAGTAGGGCCAGGAGGGTAAATTGCCCTATCACCAACAGGACCGTTTGGCCTTCATAGAGGTTCTGCAGAATATCCGGCTGGGCATTCTGTATGTGTTGCGCGAAGACGAAACCGGAGACCGGCTGAATCATCAGGCTCACAATGCCGATGCCGATTCCGGTTTTCAGCAGGGTGAGATAATAGGCTTTATCGTTTTTTTGACCACATTGTTTCCTGAGACGCCATCCGGCATAAGCCGCCGTGACAAATCCGGCGATGACCAGGTTTCCAAAGAATCGATGGACCATCAACGGCACCCACGTCGGGTTCCAGAGTCTTGCCCATCCACTATCGCCTTCGACAGGAGTCATCATGAATGAACCGATTCCATCGAGTATTCCTCCCCACACGAGAATGAGTACCGCAGCTACTGTTCCCAACGTGATATGCCAGGTGATACTTTTTGAACGGAGTCGATCCCAAAAGTGATAATAGGGATACAGACACAACACTTGGATAAAAAACACGACCAAAGCCAGATGCAAGGGATAGCGGAAGTGATTAAACAGGTAACTATTCGTGAGAGGAAAAAGCCCGATGAATAATTCCAACATGAAGACCGCCAACACAATGCTGGTGGTATATGTCACCAGCGTAAATCGTGTGGCCAAATATGCAAAATCCGTAAAATAGGGACGCCTGCGTCCTAACCCTTCCGCAATAGGAGCCAGTACCATGAAACCCACACCAAGACTTGCCAGGGTGATATGGGCCAAACTGAAGAAGCCGATCCAAAAACTTGAACCCGTCATTATGTTCACCACATTTACCAGGACGCCTTAATTAGCTCGCCGGATTCGGTTCCTGCATCAAGGGACCGGAGGATAGCGCATGATCCCCAAAAGTCCGAAGAAATGTCACCAAGCCCCATCTCTCTTCCTGAGAGAGAAATGGTTCAAACGCCGGCATCACGTTTTCTCCATGGGTCACAATGGTATACAGCACTTCATCAGGTTTCTGTTGCACCGCCGAAGCATGAAGATTGGGAGGCATGTCCGGCAAATACCCGGCCACGGGTCCGTCGCCCATTCCCTGTTGTCCATGACAATGGGCGCAATTAATTGCAAAGAGCCGTGCGACATCGGTCGGATTTTTTGTCTGTTTCAGGGGAGATGTCGCAAGGGAAAATGGCATCATATTCGGAGAGCTTTCCGGCGGCGAATGTACCCGGGGAGCTTCTTGATACGAAAACGAAGGTTGTTCTTCCATATCTTCCGAGCATCCCCCTAGAAACAGTCCAGCCAACATGATCCAACCCAGGAAACGGTACGAGTGGTTCCAATCAAAATGGTTCAGCATCTTTCCTCGGTCCTTATGAGTTACCTGTTATGGTCCGAATTTCCACTTCAGAAGCCCCGGCATTTTGAAGCAGGCGGAAAATGGAGTGAGCCTTGGCGGTGTCGTTCCCAACCTGAATTGATAGACCTACCGACCCCTCATCAATGCGCGGATCATTGGGAAGGCCCGACTGTTGCACGAAGGCAATTTTGATCGCCGCCGCAAAAAAGGTCACGACAATTGCCATCAGCATCATAGTTTCATAGGAGATAATTCCCACTACCGGAATACTCACAATGGGTTTTCCGCCCGTCGCTAAAGGAAACAAAAGCGCGGTTCCTGCGGCGAAAAAAATCCCGATTCCAATTCCCACGATCCCTCCGATAATGGTCAGGCGATGGATCGGAATGCGAACGGGTTTATTGAGCAACGAGGATTCCAGTGGAAGAGGGGAGAGAATTTCCATAAGGATATCGGGAATGCCCTGGTTTCGTATTTGATCAAGCACAGGAGGGAGAGCAATCGCCGGATCGAATAATCCTAGCACCACCTGTCTGTCTGCGGTCTCAGTGTTCTTGGGCATGTTTTTTCCCCAGTTTTTCTTCCCAGATTGAAATCACCGGAACGAATTTCACCGCAAGGGAATACAACAAGAGAGCCAGGGCCAACGTGCCTACCAGAATGGCGAGTTCGATCAGCGAAGGGAAATACTCATCCCACTGAAATGACAGTCTCGGATGGGCGAGGGGAGGGACAATGATCAGCATGCGCTCGATATACATCCCGAGATTGATGATCAACCCCACCATCATGAGTCCAACCGGCCATTGTCGAAAACGAGGCCATACCAGCGTCAGCAGGGGAACGATATAAATACAACTCACCATGAACCAGAACGGCACGGCATAGGCTCCGTAGAGGAGGGAATTCTGCACGGCAATATGATCCGGCACCTTGCCATACCAGATCGTTAACTGCTCAGCAAAATACATATAGGCCAGGACCAGGGTCGTGACGAGCAACAATTTCCCGAGTTTCTCAAAATGTTCGGTTCGAACATAATTTTGCAAATGATACACTTTCCGCAGAACGTAGAGACCAATCAGCACCATAGAAAGGCCTGAATGCACCGCGCCGACCACAAAATAGGGAGCGAAAATAGTCGAATGCCATGCCGGCACGAGAGCCATGCCGAAATCAAATCCCACAATGGAATGTACCGAAATCATGACCATCACGATCAAGGGCGTGATAATGCGTATGGCCATTTCCAATGTGCGCCACTGCGCTTGAGATCCATGCCATCCGATCGCCAACCAGCGATACACGGTTTTTCTCCAACCGTGAATTCGATCCCGTGCCAGCGCAAAATCGGGAATTAAGGGCAGATAAATATAGATGGTGCTTGCCGTCGCATACGTAAAAATGGCTGTCGCATCCCACATCAGCGGAGATCGAAAGTTCGGCCAGAGTTCCCGTTGATTGGGGTATGGAATCAGGTAATAAAACCGCCAGACCCGACCCAGGTGGTAGAAGACGAATAACGCGGTGACGAGAAGGGCCACAACCGTCATGAGCTCAGCTATTCGCGTGACAGGTCGACGCCATTCCGCATTCGTTAACCGCAAGACACCGGAAATAAACGTTCCGGAATGGCTGACGCCGATCCAGAAGACGAACGAGGCAATATAGGATCCCCAGAAAATGGGATGATTCAAATCGGTTTGTCCGATTCCGGTTTGAATTTGGTAGGTCCAGGCTCCTGCGCCCGCTGCGACAAAGCAGGACAGCACGCCTACCCAGAGATAAAAGGTCCAGGTGGTCGTTTGAAGCGGCGAGAGAAGGTCCCGGTTGATCCTGGGCATTTCTTTCCAAACCGTTGGCCGGTCGGTCATTCCGACAGCCTCCGTAAATATGTCACGGCCGGATGCGTACCAAGAGATTCCATCAGATGAAACCCCCTCCGGCTCTTCTTTAAGTGAGACACCCGGCTGTCGGGATCATTCCGATCACCAAATGTCAGGGCGGATGTGGGGCAGGATTGCACACAGGCGGGTGTGATTTCCCCATCCCTGACCCGGCGGCCTTCTTTATGGGCCGCTTCCTTTCCACTTCGAATTCGTTGCACGCAAAACGTACATTTTTCCATCACCCCACCGGATCGGACGGACACATCCGGATTCAGCTGCTCCGTCAACGGCTCGTCCCAACTGGGGTCGAACCAATTAAATTGACGCGCGACATAGGGACAATTATTCCCGCAGTATCGAACACCGATACAACGATTATAGACCTGCGCATTTAACCCCTCAGGGGTGTGATATGAAGCATAGACGGGACAGACGGGTTCGCACGGAGCATCGTCACAATGCTGGCACATGACCGGAAGGAATTTGGCTTTGACGTCGGGATAGTCTCCTTCCCAATATCGCTCAATGCGAATCCAATTGATCGCTCGCCCTTCGGCCGCTTCCTCCTCCCCGGAAATGCGAATATTGTTTTCGGCATGACACGCCACCACACAGGCTTCACATCCGGAGCACCGATCCAGATCGACGACCATTTCCCATTT belongs to Nitrospiraceae bacterium and includes:
- a CDS encoding DUF3341 domain-containing protein, whose amino-acid sequence is MPKNTETADRQVVLGLFDPAIALPPVLDQIRNQGIPDILMEILSPLPLESSLLNKPVRIPIHRLTIIGGIVGIGIGIFFAAGTALLFPLATGGKPIVSIPVVGIISYETMMLMAIVVTFFAAAIKIAFVQQSGLPNDPRIDEGSVGLSIQVGNDTAKAHSIFRLLQNAGASEVEIRTITGNS
- a CDS encoding 4Fe-4S dicluster domain-containing protein, with product MSQDPQATEENSKTAELPYKWEMVVDLDRCSGCEACVVACHAENNIRISGEEEAAEGRAINWIRIERYWEGDYPDVKAKFLPVMCQHCDDAPCEPVCPVYASYHTPEGLNAQVYNRCIGVRYCGNNCPYVARQFNWFDPSWDEPLTEQLNPDVSVRSGGVMEKCTFCVQRIRSGKEAAHKEGRRVRDGEITPACVQSCPTSALTFGDRNDPDSRVSHLKKSRRGFHLMESLGTHPAVTYLRRLSE
- the nrfD gene encoding polysulfide reductase NrfD, with product MTDRPTVWKEMPRINRDLLSPLQTTTWTFYLWVGVLSCFVAAGAGAWTYQIQTGIGQTDLNHPIFWGSYIASFVFWIGVSHSGTFISGVLRLTNAEWRRPVTRIAELMTVVALLVTALFVFYHLGRVWRFYYLIPYPNQRELWPNFRSPLMWDATAIFTYATASTIYIYLPLIPDFALARDRIHGWRKTVYRWLAIGWHGSQAQWRTLEMAIRIITPLIVMVMISVHSIVGFDFGMALVPAWHSTIFAPYFVVGAVHSGLSMVLIGLYVLRKVYHLQNYVRTEHFEKLGKLLLVTTLVLAYMYFAEQLTIWYGKVPDHIAVQNSLLYGAYAVPFWFMVSCIYIVPLLTLVWPRFRQWPVGLMMVGLIINLGMYIERMLIIVPPLAHPRLSFQWDEYFPSLIELAILVGTLALALLLYSLAVKFVPVISIWEEKLGKKHAQEH
- a CDS encoding cytochrome ubiquinol oxidase subunit I codes for the protein MTLEPLETSMTVGRVAIAASALTHSLFATFIVGSSLIGAVTATCSYLTGKEWFRRLAKLIAFALVLSTATISFLGVVLVFALNIYWPQFWHRLFHVMFWPFLGEAALFLGEAIFAYAWYYLWDWGRRGWRQQVHLAFIWLAAGCALSAMILIDITASYMLTPHPVYEAWENIFNPTMIHLDLHRWFGNLTWAGFALGGICAVRYLKSTTDTDRAFFQKGGSYCFVIGYGALLVMPVVGYQYLLHLRYGQPQAFYTVMLGERSWLFDLVALLYGLLILVGSLYVMQMVRSQSKPPPSFIGYLPLSLPVIVIAAMILAMPYQLQHIPLLNRLLVQEINPLGKMQPFKYFALSGLVIFGVGHWIYSMHVFSRMSPATASSIESGTPRRRMAGLLMTLAGLTVIILLAMGWVRESARAVNGYLIYDVMRLEDEKSTYQASPSDQGIFSQEIPYDPFVR
- a CDS encoding cytochrome c, whose protein sequence is MLNHFDWNHSYRFLGWIMLAGLFLGGCSEDMEEQPSFSYQEAPRVHSPPESSPNMMPFSLATSPLKQTKNPTDVARLFAINCAHCHGQQGMGDGPVAGYLPDMPPNLHASAVQQKPDEVLYTIVTHGENVMPAFEPFLSQEERWGLVTFLRTFGDHALSSGPLMQEPNPAS
- a CDS encoding cytochrome ubiquinol oxidase subunit I is translated as MTGSSFWIGFFSLAHITLASLGVGFMVLAPIAEGLGRRRPYFTDFAYLATRFTLVTYTTSIVLAVFMLELFIGLFPLTNSYLFNHFRYPLHLALVVFFIQVLCLYPYYHFWDRLRSKSITWHITLGTVAAVLILVWGGILDGIGSFMMTPVEGDSGWARLWNPTWVPLMVHRFFGNLVIAGFVTAAYAGWRLRKQCGQKNDKAYYLTLLKTGIGIGIVSLMIQPVSGFVFAQHIQNAQPDILQNLYEGQTVLLVIGQFTLLALLLLGSHLIFRSVHLERGHSYRAEIFYVLTVVLMVALAPYPFYRRIVNLIVLLQTGWYLLYVFPVWMRGSTPSLNKPFIHLIAMVLGLAALVLYLTMGTIREVARGPDTIHGIITSQTEATFRGETLP